In the Pseudomonas orientalis genome, one interval contains:
- a CDS encoding efflux RND transporter permease subunit produces the protein MNLSGPFIRRPVATMLLSLAIMLLGGVSFNLLPVSPLPQIDFPVIVVSASLPGASPEVMASTVATPLERSFGAIAGITTMSSSSSQGSTRVILAFDSDRDINGAAREVQAAINASRNLLPSGMRSMPTYKKINPSQAPIMVLSLTSDVLQKGQLYDLASTILSQSLSQVPGVGEVQIGGSSLPAVRIELEPKALDQYGVALDDVRNTIANANQRRPKGSLEDSERNWQIQANDQLEKAKDYEPLLIRYQNGAALRLSDVAKISDGVEDRYNSGFFNNDSAVLLVINRQSGANIIETVRQIKAQLPALQAVLPSSVKLNLAMDRSPVITATLHEAEMTLLIAVALVVLVVYLFLGNFRASLIPTLAVPVSLVGTFAVMYLYGFSLNNFSLMALILATGLVVDDAIVVLENISRHIDEGVPPMKAAYLGAQEVGFTLLSMNVSLVAVFLSILFMGGIVTNLFREFSITLSAAIIVSLIVSLTLTPMLCARWLKPHVKGQMTGLQRWSHRINERMVAAYATSLDWVLRHRRLTLLSLLITVGVNIALYVVVPKTFMPQQDTGQLIGFVRGDDGLSFNVMQPKMEIFRQAVLKDPAVLSVAGFIGGNNGTNNAVMLVRLKPIAERKISAQAVIERLRKEVPLVPGGRLFLMADQDLQFGGGRDQTSAQYSYILQSGDLAALRLWYPKVVAAMRELPELTAIDAREGRGAAQVTLIVDRDQAKRLGIDMAMVTSVLNNAYSQRQISTIYDSLNQYQVVMEVNPKYAQDPITLNQVQVITADGARVPLSTIAHYENSLADDRVSHEGQFASENIAFDLAPGVTVEQGTAAIERAIAKVGLPEDVIAKMAGTADAFAATQKGQPFMILGALVAVYLVLGVLYESYIHPLTILSTLPSAGVGALLSIYLLGGEFSLISLLGLFLLIGVVKKNAILMIDLALQLERHDGMSPLESIRSACLLRLRPILMTTLAAILGALPLLLGAGDGAEMRQPLGLTIIGGLVFSQILTLYTTPVVYLYLDRARHRFNAWRGVRTDAALDTAL, from the coding sequence ATGAACCTGTCCGGACCTTTCATTCGCCGGCCGGTAGCCACCATGCTGCTGAGCCTGGCGATCATGTTGCTCGGCGGCGTCAGCTTCAACCTGCTGCCGGTGTCGCCGTTGCCGCAGATCGACTTCCCGGTGATCGTGGTGTCGGCCAGCTTGCCGGGCGCCAGCCCCGAGGTGATGGCGTCCACCGTGGCCACGCCGTTGGAGCGTTCGTTCGGCGCAATTGCCGGCATCACCACCATGAGCAGTTCATCGAGCCAGGGCTCCACACGGGTGATCCTGGCGTTCGATTCCGACCGCGATATCAACGGCGCGGCGCGGGAAGTGCAGGCGGCGATCAATGCGTCGCGCAACCTGCTGCCCAGCGGCATGCGCAGCATGCCCACGTACAAGAAGATCAACCCGTCCCAGGCGCCGATCATGGTGCTGTCGCTGACGTCCGACGTGTTGCAGAAAGGCCAGTTGTACGACCTGGCCTCGACCATCCTGTCTCAGAGCCTGTCCCAGGTGCCGGGCGTGGGCGAAGTGCAGATTGGCGGCAGCTCGCTGCCGGCGGTGCGCATCGAGCTGGAGCCCAAGGCCCTCGACCAGTACGGCGTGGCCCTGGACGATGTGCGCAATACCATCGCCAATGCCAACCAGCGCCGGCCCAAGGGCTCTCTGGAGGACAGCGAGCGCAACTGGCAGATCCAGGCCAACGACCAGTTGGAAAAGGCCAAGGACTATGAGCCTCTGCTGATTCGCTACCAGAACGGCGCGGCGCTGCGCCTGAGCGATGTGGCCAAGATCAGCGACGGCGTGGAAGACCGCTACAACAGCGGGTTTTTCAACAACGATTCGGCGGTGCTGCTGGTGATCAACCGGCAGTCCGGCGCCAACATCATCGAAACGGTGCGCCAGATCAAGGCGCAGTTGCCGGCGTTGCAGGCGGTGCTGCCGTCCAGCGTCAAGCTCAACCTGGCCATGGACCGTTCGCCGGTCATCACCGCCACCTTGCACGAAGCCGAGATGACCCTGCTGATCGCCGTGGCCCTGGTGGTGCTGGTGGTGTACCTGTTCCTGGGGAACTTCCGCGCTTCGTTGATCCCCACCCTGGCGGTGCCGGTGTCGCTGGTGGGCACCTTTGCGGTGATGTACCTGTACGGGTTTTCGCTGAACAACTTCTCGCTGATGGCGCTGATCCTGGCCACCGGCCTGGTGGTGGACGATGCCATCGTGGTGCTGGAGAACATCTCCCGGCATATCGACGAGGGCGTGCCGCCGATGAAGGCGGCGTACCTGGGCGCCCAGGAAGTCGGTTTTACCTTGCTGTCGATGAACGTGTCGCTGGTGGCGGTGTTTCTCTCCATCCTGTTCATGGGCGGGATCGTTACTAACCTGTTCCGTGAATTCTCCATCACCTTGTCGGCGGCGATCATCGTCTCGCTGATCGTGTCGCTGACCCTGACCCCGATGCTCTGCGCGCGCTGGCTCAAGCCCCATGTCAAGGGGCAGATGACCGGCTTGCAGCGCTGGAGCCACCGCATCAACGAGCGCATGGTCGCCGCCTACGCCACCAGCCTGGACTGGGTGCTGCGCCATCGGCGCCTGACCCTGCTCAGCCTGCTGATTACCGTCGGCGTGAACATTGCGCTGTACGTGGTGGTGCCGAAGACCTTCATGCCCCAGCAGGATACCGGCCAGTTGATCGGCTTTGTGCGCGGGGATGACGGGCTGTCATTCAATGTGATGCAGCCGAAGATGGAAATCTTCCGCCAGGCCGTGCTCAAGGACCCGGCGGTGCTCAGCGTGGCCGGCTTTATCGGCGGCAACAACGGCACCAACAACGCGGTGATGCTGGTGCGCCTCAAGCCGATTGCCGAGCGCAAAATCTCGGCCCAGGCGGTCATCGAGCGCCTGCGCAAGGAAGTGCCGCTGGTACCGGGCGGGCGCCTGTTCCTGATGGCCGACCAGGACCTGCAGTTCGGCGGAGGCCGCGACCAGACCAGCGCGCAGTATTCCTACATCCTGCAAAGCGGTGACCTCGCTGCGTTGCGCCTGTGGTACCCGAAAGTGGTAGCCGCCATGCGCGAGCTGCCGGAGCTGACCGCCATCGATGCACGCGAGGGGCGCGGCGCGGCCCAGGTCACGCTGATCGTCGACCGCGACCAGGCAAAGCGCCTGGGGATCGACATGGCCATGGTCACCTCGGTGCTTAACAACGCCTACAGCCAGCGGCAGATTTCCACCATCTACGACAGCCTCAACCAGTATCAGGTGGTGATGGAGGTCAACCCCAAATATGCCCAGGACCCGATCACCCTCAACCAGGTGCAGGTGATCACCGCCGATGGCGCGCGCGTGCCGCTGTCGACCATTGCCCATTACGAAAACAGCCTGGCCGATGATCGCGTCAGCCATGAAGGCCAGTTCGCCTCGGAAAACATCGCGTTCGACCTGGCGCCGGGTGTCACGGTGGAGCAGGGCACTGCCGCCATCGAGCGCGCGATTGCCAAGGTCGGCCTGCCGGAAGACGTGATCGCCAAGATGGCCGGCACCGCCGATGCATTCGCCGCGACCCAGAAGGGCCAGCCGTTCATGATTCTCGGCGCGCTGGTGGCGGTATACCTGGTGCTGGGCGTGCTGTATGAAAGCTATATCCACCCGCTGACGATTCTGTCGACCTTGCCGTCGGCCGGTGTCGGCGCGTTGCTGTCCATCTATCTGCTGGGCGGGGAGTTCAGTCTGATCTCGCTGTTGGGGCTGTTCCTGTTGATCGGGGTGGTGAAGAAAAACGCGATCCTGATGATCGACCTGGCGCTGCAGCTTGAGCGGCATGACGGCATGAGCCCGCTGGAGTCGATTCGCAGCGCCTGCCTGCTGCGCCTGCGACCGATCCTGATGACCACGCTGGCGGCGATCCTCGGCGCGTTGCCACTGCTGCTCGGCGCCGGCGATGGCGCGGAAAT